A section of the Leptospira kobayashii genome encodes:
- a CDS encoding FcpA-related putative periplasmic flagellar protein, which translates to MEKILSRFYISILVLISIFPQGRTNADSQSSVSRNTSDSKIEQILPTSPDKDSPWGTGPERFQEMEILDLVDEASSQRRWKEANKEYSIAIEGFEIATKSVAKKREEAKSLVYYEDRYDWQRKARNETREKEFQKTLSDARNQAVLRLIKAMAFLDKIENPKVKSSEPYLDLKSGLYREYIKHQDAFKNYMQSADFLERYISLSEKNEKEAEPHRLLALSYEKLEFNATKGKNPSIAEEWRESKKKHLLRFAELHYGRESKEFTAIEEKIARDI; encoded by the coding sequence ATGGAAAAAATACTGTCTCGTTTCTACATTTCAATTTTAGTCCTTATTTCTATTTTTCCTCAGGGAAGAACCAACGCTGATTCCCAAAGCTCAGTCTCCAGAAATACATCCGATTCCAAAATCGAACAAATTCTACCCACTTCTCCGGACAAAGATTCTCCTTGGGGAACCGGACCGGAACGATTTCAAGAAATGGAAATCCTGGATTTGGTAGATGAAGCTTCTTCCCAACGAAGATGGAAGGAAGCGAATAAAGAATATTCCATAGCGATCGAAGGATTTGAAATCGCGACCAAATCGGTTGCAAAAAAAAGAGAAGAAGCAAAATCCCTTGTCTATTACGAAGATCGTTATGATTGGCAAAGAAAAGCACGCAACGAAACAAGAGAAAAGGAATTTCAAAAAACACTTTCGGATGCTCGTAATCAGGCCGTCCTCCGGTTGATCAAAGCAATGGCTTTTTTGGATAAGATAGAAAATCCGAAAGTAAAATCAAGCGAGCCTTATTTGGATTTGAAATCAGGGCTGTATAGAGAATATATCAAACATCAAGATGCATTTAAAAATTATATGCAGTCGGCGGATTTTTTAGAAAGATACATCAGTCTTTCCGAGAAAAACGAAAAGGAAGCGGAACCACATCGCTTACTTGCTTTATCGTATGAAAAACTGGAATTCAATGCGACGAAAGGTAAAAATCCCTCCATTGCGGAAGAATGGAGAGAGTCCAAAAAGAAACATCTACTCCGATTTGCAGAATTACATTACGGAAGAGAATCGAAAGAATTTACTGCAATCGAAGAAAAGATCGCTCGGGATATCTGA
- a CDS encoding methylglyoxal synthase, whose product MTQIQRKMEITKNIVLIAHDNRKEDLLEWVLYNKGTLAKHRLSATGTTGKLVHERAELPVHRFISGPLGGDQQIGAKIVDDGIDFMVFFWDPLTAQPHDPDVKALLRIAVLYNIPMACNRASADFLISSPLMEKEYNRQLIDYGSRLAVKH is encoded by the coding sequence ATGACACAAATTCAGAGAAAAATGGAGATTACGAAAAATATAGTTCTGATCGCCCATGATAATAGAAAAGAAGACTTGTTGGAATGGGTCCTTTATAATAAGGGGACTCTTGCCAAACACAGACTGTCTGCAACAGGAACTACTGGTAAGTTAGTCCACGAACGGGCTGAGTTGCCTGTACATCGCTTTATTTCAGGCCCACTCGGGGGAGATCAACAGATCGGAGCAAAGATCGTAGACGATGGAATCGACTTCATGGTGTTTTTCTGGGATCCATTGACTGCGCAACCGCATGATCCGGATGTAAAAGCACTTCTTCGTATTGCAGTTCTTTATAATATTCCAATGGCATGCAACCGTGCCAGCGCCGATTTTCTAATTTCATCCCCACTTATGGAGAAAGAATACAATCGCCAATTGATTGACTACGGTTCCAGACTTGCCGTTAAACATTGA